From a region of the Halolamina sp. CBA1230 genome:
- a CDS encoding ribosome biogenesis/translation initiation ATPase RLI, which produces MSSDSIAVVDLDRCQPDRCNYECKNFCPPNRTGKECITLRGEDAEEGDPDQVHISEEICLGESCGICVEKCPFDAIEILNLPSELDEEPVHRYGDNAFALYGLPTPEPGKVTGMLGPNGIGKSTAVHALAGEMTPNLGEFEDEPGWESVLDRYRGTELQSYLEQLIDGEIEVARKPQYVDQIPKQFDGEVRQLLEQTDERDELDYLVDELSIRPVMEQDIDSISGGELQRVALAATLARDVDFYFLDEITPYLDISQRMTAARLIRELADDGERSMLVVEHDLAILDLLADTLHVTYGEPGAYGVVTDPKSVRNGINEYLSGYLDNENMRIRPEEITFEQHAPRKATTGQPLIEYPDLQKSYGEGEFSLSVESGTIYESEVLGVVGPNGIGKSTLAKMFTGDLEPEEGGLDTRLDIAYKPQYIEIDQPMRVDAFLSSITDQFGSSYWNTEIAQPLQLEGIMEQNLDDLSGGERQRVAIAACLSEDADLYLLDEPSAHLDVEQRVQATSAIRRYTENHDATAMVIDHDIYMIDLLSDRLMVFDGEPAEHGTARPPQEMRAGMNDFLADLDITFRRDERTGRPRINKPGSQKDREQKREGEYYYSG; this is translated from the coding sequence ATGTCCAGCGACAGTATCGCGGTCGTGGATCTGGACCGCTGCCAGCCCGACCGATGCAACTACGAGTGTAAGAACTTCTGCCCGCCCAACCGGACCGGGAAGGAGTGCATCACGCTCCGCGGCGAGGACGCCGAGGAGGGAGACCCCGACCAGGTCCACATCTCCGAGGAGATCTGTCTGGGCGAGAGCTGTGGGATCTGCGTCGAGAAATGCCCCTTCGACGCGATCGAGATCCTGAACCTCCCCAGCGAACTCGACGAGGAGCCGGTCCACCGCTACGGCGACAACGCCTTTGCGCTGTACGGGCTCCCCACCCCCGAGCCCGGGAAGGTGACGGGGATGCTCGGCCCGAACGGGATCGGGAAGTCGACCGCCGTCCACGCGTTGGCCGGCGAGATGACGCCGAACCTCGGCGAGTTCGAGGACGAGCCCGGCTGGGAGTCGGTGCTCGACCGCTACCGGGGCACGGAGCTCCAGAGCTACCTCGAACAGCTGATCGACGGCGAGATCGAGGTCGCGCGCAAGCCCCAGTACGTCGACCAGATCCCCAAGCAGTTCGACGGCGAGGTACGCCAACTGCTCGAACAGACCGACGAACGGGACGAGCTCGACTACCTCGTCGACGAACTGTCGATCCGGCCGGTGATGGAGCAGGACATCGACTCGATCTCCGGCGGCGAGCTCCAGCGCGTCGCGCTCGCGGCGACGCTGGCTCGTGACGTCGACTTCTACTTCCTCGACGAGATCACCCCCTACCTCGACATCAGCCAGCGGATGACCGCCGCGCGGCTGATCCGCGAGCTCGCCGACGACGGCGAGCGGTCGATGCTCGTCGTCGAGCACGACCTCGCGATCCTCGACCTGCTGGCGGACACGCTCCACGTCACCTACGGGGAGCCGGGAGCGTACGGTGTCGTCACGGACCCCAAATCGGTCCGCAACGGCATCAACGAGTACCTCTCGGGCTACCTCGATAACGAGAACATGCGCATCCGGCCGGAGGAGATCACGTTCGAGCAGCACGCGCCGCGGAAGGCGACGACCGGCCAGCCGCTGATCGAGTACCCCGACCTGCAGAAGTCCTACGGCGAGGGGGAGTTCTCGCTTTCCGTCGAGAGCGGCACCATCTACGAGTCAGAAGTGCTGGGCGTCGTCGGCCCGAACGGGATCGGGAAGTCGACGCTGGCGAAGATGTTCACCGGAGACTTGGAGCCCGAGGAGGGCGGTCTCGACACGCGGCTGGACATCGCGTACAAGCCCCAGTACATCGAGATCGACCAGCCGATGCGCGTCGACGCGTTCCTCTCCTCGATCACCGACCAGTTCGGGAGCTCCTACTGGAACACCGAGATCGCCCAGCCGCTCCAGCTGGAGGGGATCATGGAGCAGAACCTCGACGACCTCTCGGGCGGTGAGCGCCAGCGCGTCGCGATCGCGGCCTGCCTCTCGGAGGACGCCGACCTCTACCTGCTCGACGAGCCCTCCGCACACCTCGACGTGGAGCAGCGCGTTCAGGCGACGTCGGCGATCCGGCGCTACACCGAGAACCACGACGCGACGGCGATGGTGATCGACCACGACATCTACATGATCGACCTGCTGTCGGACCGCCTGATGGTGTTCGACGGCGAGCCCGCCGAGCATGGGACTGCTCGCCCGCCCCAGGAGATGCGCGCGGGGATGAACGATTTCCTCGCGGATCTGGACATCACGTTCCGCCGCGACGAGCGGACGGGCCGGCCGCGTATTAATAAACCGGGGAGCCAGAAGGACCGCGAGCAGAAGCGGGAAGGCGAGTACT
- a CDS encoding HVO_0416 family zinc finger protein, with translation MATSEQHSADELFDEFLEDRGHETRGWEESYNKKQCPDCGGLHESSAVECSVCGWRP, from the coding sequence ATGGCGACGTCAGAGCAGCACTCCGCCGACGAACTGTTCGACGAGTTCCTCGAAGACCGCGGCCACGAGACACGGGGATGGGAGGAGTCCTATAACAAGAAACAGTGTCCGGACTGCGGCGGCCTTCACGAGTCCAGCGCGGTGGAGTGTTCGGTCTGCGGCTGGCGGCCCTAA
- a CDS encoding ABC transporter permease has protein sequence MNALSDESMFRWVGERIKSQDSTTVFLLAPIAAFELVFFVVPFLILVRMSFNTQPETGFYESGWTLAAYGDILASNLYHQIILFSFKLGVIATVTAVLLGLFYAYAAYRAEGLTKSILLFSVILPLLTTLVVKTYAWRPLLAPNGVLNDILLSVGLIGGRIQFAPSLFGTVVGQVYIVFPYAVLSIYSVLSTLDWDIVEAARDLGASRPRSFFEVVLPEVLPGVAVATVVSFAWSVGAYAAPSQLGTGEQTTFAMEIGNLMLTNFNWPLGAAFSILMLAAMLAATLAVIRLLTGSVGGVQDV, from the coding sequence ATGAACGCGCTCTCCGACGAGTCGATGTTCCGGTGGGTCGGGGAACGCATCAAGAGCCAGGACTCCACGACGGTGTTCCTGCTCGCGCCGATCGCGGCGTTCGAGCTGGTCTTTTTCGTCGTGCCGTTCCTCATCCTCGTCCGGATGAGCTTCAACACCCAGCCCGAGACCGGGTTCTACGAGAGCGGCTGGACGCTCGCCGCCTACGGGGATATCCTCGCTTCGAACCTCTACCACCAGATCATCCTGTTCTCGTTCAAGCTCGGCGTCATCGCGACCGTAACGGCGGTACTGCTCGGGCTGTTCTACGCGTACGCCGCCTACCGCGCCGAGGGGCTGACGAAGTCGATACTGCTGTTCTCGGTGATCCTCCCGCTGCTGACGACGCTGGTCGTGAAGACGTACGCGTGGCGGCCGCTGCTCGCGCCGAACGGCGTTCTCAACGACATCCTGCTCTCGGTCGGGCTGATCGGGGGACGGATCCAGTTCGCGCCCTCGCTGTTCGGCACGGTCGTCGGCCAGGTGTACATCGTGTTCCCGTACGCTGTCCTCTCGATCTACAGCGTGCTCTCCACGCTCGACTGGGACATCGTGGAGGCCGCGCGTGACCTCGGCGCGTCCCGCCCGCGGTCGTTCTTCGAGGTCGTCCTCCCCGAGGTGCTCCCCGGGGTCGCCGTCGCGACCGTCGTCTCCTTCGCGTGGAGCGTCGGCGCGTACGCCGCGCCCTCCCAGCTCGGGACGGGCGAGCAGACGACGTTCGCCATGGAGATCGGGAACCTCATGCTCACGAACTTCAACTGGCCGCTCGGCGCGGCGTTCTCGATCCTGATGCTGGCCGCGATGCTCGCGGCGACGCTCGCCGTGATCCGGCTGCTCACCGGCTCCGTCGGGGGTGTTCAGGATGTCTGA
- a CDS encoding Xaa-Pro peptidase family protein, translated as MSPALAPGAPELAPDYPTAPGTDLSPIVDAVAERDAAGFVAVGDRFDGDLRYLSRFGGPDRAYAVVVTPDSAVLTAPALFDEQAEREFVDGAPDDGVAREVRTGNQGDPAGVRAAAALDDLREGETVLTPASIPHDAALYLEDAGYKPESTTVVADARERKTEAELACLRRVQAVTCRGMARAEAVLASAEPDGDDLLFEGEPLTTERLRREVDAELARHGVRSAGNTVIGAGPTAADLHYTGIDHVAPGETVLLDVSPRGPHGYYGDLTRTFAVDSDGGWERRAFVAVEQAHETALEHVEAGVTAGTVHEEAAAELTAHGFRIDSAEVGFTHGVGHGVGVSLHEGPSLRADTPLEVGNVVTIEPGVYDPDIGGVRIEDLVAVTENGAERLATYPVRFTPAAPE; from the coding sequence GTGAGTCCGGCGCTCGCGCCCGGGGCGCCCGAACTCGCTCCGGACTACCCCACCGCCCCCGGGACCGACCTCTCGCCGATCGTCGACGCCGTCGCTGAGCGCGACGCCGCGGGGTTCGTCGCCGTCGGCGACCGCTTCGACGGCGACCTGCGGTACCTCTCACGGTTCGGCGGCCCCGACCGCGCGTACGCCGTCGTCGTCACGCCCGACAGCGCCGTCCTCACCGCGCCCGCGCTGTTCGACGAGCAGGCCGAACGCGAGTTCGTCGACGGCGCACCGGACGACGGCGTCGCTCGCGAGGTCCGAACCGGGAATCAGGGCGACCCCGCGGGCGTCCGCGCGGCCGCGGCGCTTGACGACCTCCGCGAGGGAGAGACCGTACTCACGCCCGCGAGCATCCCCCACGACGCCGCGCTCTACCTCGAAGACGCCGGCTACAAGCCCGAATCAACGACGGTCGTCGCCGACGCCCGCGAACGGAAAACCGAGGCCGAACTCGCCTGTCTGCGCCGGGTGCAGGCGGTCACTTGCCGCGGGATGGCTCGCGCCGAGGCAGTGCTCGCGAGCGCGGAACCGGACGGCGACGACCTACTGTTCGAGGGTGAGCCGCTCACCACCGAGCGCCTGCGCCGCGAGGTCGACGCGGAGCTGGCCCGCCACGGCGTCCGGAGCGCCGGGAACACCGTTATCGGCGCTGGCCCAACCGCGGCGGACCTCCACTACACCGGGATCGACCACGTCGCGCCCGGGGAGACGGTGCTGCTCGACGTCTCCCCACGCGGCCCCCACGGCTACTACGGCGACCTCACGCGGACGTTCGCCGTCGACAGCGACGGCGGCTGGGAACGCCGCGCGTTCGTCGCGGTCGAGCAGGCCCACGAGACCGCGCTTGAGCACGTCGAAGCGGGCGTCACCGCCGGGACGGTCCACGAGGAGGCCGCCGCCGAACTCACCGCTCACGGGTTCCGGATCGACTCCGCGGAAGTCGGCTTCACGCACGGTGTGGGCCACGGCGTCGGCGTGAGCCTCCACGAGGGTCCGTCGCTGCGTGCCGACACGCCGCTCGAAGTAGGCAACGTGGTCACGATCGAACCCGGCGTCTACGACCCCGATATCGGCGGCGTCCGTATCGAGGATCTCGTCGCCGTCACCGAGAACGGTGCCGAACGGCTGGCGACCTACCCGGTTCGGTTCACGCCGGCGGCGCCCGAGTAA
- a CDS encoding UvrD-helicase domain-containing protein has protein sequence MTDTDARVTRLFGGPGSGKTTALLDRVEELLEDDGVTVRDVLVVSYTRAAAAEIRERLAERLDTTPRALQGNVCTMHAKAYELLDLSRGDVVGESDKEEFCEDFGVEYEDEKSGAGRRTARSTTLGNKVIATSQWLQRTDREVADWYDVPFKWDVEEVRLPPEIDPNAQEGNKYTPTWPSDDDRLDVPEAIRGWRSYKGEHDVIGFADMLERVAQRSLQPDVDYLIIDEFQDITTLQSKVYEEWKPHLEKALIAGDDDQVVYAWQGADPDLLLDEAVDEDVVLPNSYRLPSRVLNVVNKEIRHIDKRQEKDLRPRKEGGTVEAAESPSMLELVRNVRHTIERENSREDGDGSVMLLFRARYQMFDFVDEFIDEGMPFSSLTDQRLWTDRLTDYVRAIESVDAGERLTALQARRLADILQESAFGSGERDDLYDLIDEVEERAAEDDLASIPVAPDAVEDAVPFMPGPRSAADMARKITSFQRKSMKAYFEGDYAGMDPDRVRVGTIHSAKGREADHVFVATDLTEKVVEQMAAQADQEGIDLPGDEEFTKTTDPVPLLTDNERRVFYVGMSRARERLVLMENLVTGAPTLPISVVLFNELREEPPAELIDEVQESLEAPEPEP, from the coding sequence ATGACCGACACGGACGCTCGCGTCACCCGCCTGTTCGGTGGGCCGGGGAGCGGGAAGACGACCGCCCTCCTCGACCGCGTCGAGGAACTGCTCGAGGACGACGGTGTCACCGTCAGGGACGTGCTCGTGGTCTCCTACACGCGCGCAGCCGCCGCCGAGATCCGCGAACGCCTCGCCGAGCGCCTCGACACGACGCCCCGAGCGCTGCAGGGGAACGTCTGTACGATGCACGCGAAGGCGTACGAACTGCTCGACCTCTCGCGGGGCGACGTGGTCGGCGAGAGCGACAAGGAGGAGTTCTGCGAGGATTTCGGCGTCGAGTACGAGGACGAGAAATCCGGCGCCGGCCGTCGGACCGCACGATCGACGACACTGGGCAACAAGGTGATCGCCACCTCGCAGTGGCTCCAGCGAACCGACCGCGAGGTCGCCGACTGGTACGACGTGCCGTTCAAGTGGGACGTCGAGGAGGTCCGCCTCCCGCCGGAGATCGACCCCAACGCCCAGGAGGGGAACAAGTACACGCCGACGTGGCCCTCCGACGACGACCGGCTCGACGTGCCCGAGGCGATCCGCGGCTGGCGCAGCTACAAGGGCGAGCACGACGTTATCGGCTTCGCCGACATGCTCGAACGCGTCGCCCAGCGCTCGCTCCAGCCCGACGTCGACTACCTGATCATCGACGAGTTCCAGGACATCACCACCCTCCAGTCGAAAGTGTACGAGGAGTGGAAACCCCACCTGGAGAAGGCGCTGATCGCCGGCGACGACGATCAGGTGGTGTACGCCTGGCAGGGCGCCGACCCCGACCTGCTGCTCGACGAGGCGGTCGACGAGGACGTCGTCCTCCCGAACTCCTACCGGCTCCCCTCACGCGTGCTCAACGTCGTGAACAAGGAGATCCGCCACATCGACAAACGCCAGGAGAAGGATCTCCGGCCGCGGAAGGAGGGCGGCACCGTCGAGGCCGCCGAGTCGCCGTCGATGCTCGAACTCGTCCGGAACGTCCGGCACACGATCGAGCGGGAGAACTCCCGCGAGGACGGCGACGGGAGCGTGATGCTGCTGTTCCGGGCGCGCTACCAGATGTTCGACTTCGTCGACGAGTTCATCGACGAGGGGATGCCCTTCTCCTCGCTGACGGACCAGCGGCTCTGGACCGACCGACTGACAGACTACGTGCGGGCGATCGAGTCCGTCGACGCTGGCGAGCGCCTCACCGCGCTCCAGGCCCGGCGGCTGGCGGACATCCTCCAGGAGTCGGCGTTCGGCAGCGGCGAGCGCGACGACCTGTACGACCTGATCGACGAGGTGGAGGAGCGGGCCGCCGAGGACGACCTCGCGTCGATCCCGGTCGCGCCCGACGCCGTCGAGGACGCGGTGCCGTTCATGCCCGGCCCCCGAAGCGCCGCGGACATGGCTCGGAAGATCACCTCGTTCCAGCGCAAGTCGATGAAGGCGTACTTCGAGGGCGACTACGCGGGGATGGACCCCGACCGCGTCCGCGTCGGCACCATCCACTCCGCGAAGGGTCGCGAGGCCGACCACGTGTTCGTCGCGACCGACCTGACCGAGAAGGTGGTCGAGCAGATGGCGGCCCAGGCCGACCAGGAGGGGATCGACCTGCCGGGTGACGAGGAGTTCACCAAGACGACCGACCCCGTGCCGCTGCTGACGGACAACGAGCGCCGCGTGTTCTACGTCGGGATGTCCCGCGCCCGCGAGCGCCTCGTGCTGATGGAGAACCTCGTCACCGGCGCGCCGACGCTGCCGATCAGCGTCGTGCTGTTCAACGAACTCCGGGAGGAGCCCCCCGCGGAGCTGATCGACGAGGTGCAGGAGTCGCTGGAGGCGCCCGAACCGGAGCCGTGA
- a CDS encoding riboflavin synthase produces MFTGIVERTGEITDVTETEDGRRLTVAASGLDDLHHGQSISVSGVCLTVEAFDQGDGWFEVFLASETVEKTYLGAVGVGDSVNVERALPADGRFDGHVVQGHVDTTATVEAIERVGEDWRYTFSLPEAVSQYVVSKGAITVDGISLTVAERDESSFEVAIIPATREITTLSEKAEGDPVHLEVDVVAKYVERMTQGYQ; encoded by the coding sequence GTGTTCACCGGCATCGTCGAGCGGACGGGCGAGATCACCGACGTGACCGAGACCGAGGACGGGCGCCGTCTCACGGTCGCGGCGTCGGGGCTGGACGACCTCCACCACGGGCAGTCGATCAGCGTCAGCGGCGTCTGTCTCACCGTCGAGGCGTTCGACCAGGGGGATGGCTGGTTCGAAGTGTTCCTCGCGAGCGAGACGGTCGAGAAGACGTATCTCGGCGCGGTCGGCGTCGGCGACTCGGTCAACGTCGAGCGCGCGCTCCCGGCGGACGGCCGCTTCGACGGCCACGTCGTGCAGGGCCACGTCGACACCACCGCGACGGTCGAAGCGATCGAGCGGGTGGGCGAGGACTGGCGCTACACGTTCTCGCTGCCCGAGGCTGTCAGCCAGTACGTCGTCTCGAAGGGGGCGATCACGGTCGACGGGATCAGTCTCACCGTCGCCGAACGAGACGAGAGCTCCTTCGAGGTGGCGATCATCCCCGCGACCCGGGAGATCACGACGCTGTCGGAGAAAGCGGAGGGCGATCCGGTCCACCTGGAGGTCGACGTGGTGGCGAAGTACGTCGAACGGATGACGCAGGGCTACCAGTGA
- a CDS encoding ABC transporter permease translates to MSEASIPRERVEDALFRAGYWLVFALLMLPIVVVFVTSFQQSSYLTFPPSGYTLEWYARFFGSEEWLGAVRDSLAIGVGASLLATVLGVTGSLAVQRSDSRAAKLLPPIVLLPLLIPPVVLGLTLLIYFNRIGITNSYVNIVVAHTLWATPLVFFIMQSVFARFDWNLRDAGTDLGARPTRVFYHVILPNVRSGVAISAVVAFIVSLQEFIMALFLKSFEVKTVPVLAWTSLQSSLTPMVSVVSAFLVLTSIVGVLLSAAVMNLEWLAEQL, encoded by the coding sequence ATGTCTGAGGCCAGCATCCCCCGCGAGCGCGTCGAGGACGCGCTGTTCCGGGCGGGCTACTGGCTGGTGTTCGCGCTGCTCATGCTGCCGATCGTCGTCGTCTTCGTGACGTCGTTCCAGCAGTCGTCGTACCTGACGTTCCCGCCGAGCGGGTACACCCTCGAGTGGTACGCGCGGTTCTTCGGGAGCGAGGAGTGGCTCGGCGCCGTCCGGGACAGCCTCGCCATCGGCGTCGGCGCCTCGCTGCTCGCGACCGTGCTCGGCGTCACGGGGTCGCTGGCCGTCCAGCGCTCGGACTCCCGGGCCGCGAAGCTGCTCCCGCCGATCGTCCTGCTGCCGCTGCTCATCCCGCCGGTCGTGCTCGGGCTCACGCTGCTCATCTACTTCAACCGGATCGGGATCACGAACAGCTACGTGAACATCGTCGTCGCGCACACGCTCTGGGCGACGCCGCTCGTGTTCTTCATCATGCAGTCGGTGTTCGCGCGCTTCGACTGGAACCTCCGGGACGCCGGCACGGACCTCGGCGCGCGCCCCACGCGCGTGTTCTACCACGTCATCCTGCCGAACGTCCGCAGCGGCGTCGCGATCTCCGCGGTCGTGGCCTTCATCGTCAGCCTCCAAGAGTTCATCATGGCGCTGTTCCTGAAGTCCTTCGAGGTGAAGACCGTCCCCGTGCTCGCGTGGACGTCGCTGCAGTCCTCGCTCACGCCGATGGTCAGCGTCGTCTCCGCGTTCCTCGTGCTCACGTCGATCGTCGGCGTGTTGCTCTCGGCGGCCGTGATGAACCTCGAGTGGCTGGCCGAACAGCTATAG
- a CDS encoding PotD/PotF family extracellular solute-binding protein — protein MSGDSLDDAKATRDTGHSSATRRAFLGAAGTAGATALAGCGGVLGGTGGPPTLRVPVWSGNYIERFEKAIRPIFESRFDAELELVSGWNSLLAKIKSAPPDDPPFDVTVACEPIYYNGRTQGLFEELRYEENIPNIDNVIQHYKDIRPHSHGAPVDGAPLSILYNTELEEPVETWSDFTSSTVQQSRGVGVDSGFWIYPLLGAGVGTDAAPGARELYQEQYHEELLNTLESWPIQGWATSGTDIWEQFRNGTIDAAQWYFDQVYYDMDSHENVEFSMPDANAGWMNNWAVVRGTDKRQLGEEFINMLLDAEVQSKWAEDHPLFFTNADMSYPDDLAQYLPTDAEEAEQWSIPQWDKVAPYSEKFSTKFKRMKTQ, from the coding sequence ATGTCAGGCGATAGCCTGGACGATGCGAAGGCGACGCGAGACACTGGACACAGCTCTGCGACCCGCCGGGCGTTCCTCGGCGCGGCCGGCACTGCGGGCGCCACCGCGCTCGCCGGCTGTGGGGGAGTGCTCGGTGGAACCGGCGGACCGCCGACGCTCCGGGTCCCGGTCTGGAGCGGCAACTACATCGAGCGCTTCGAGAAAGCCATCCGGCCGATCTTCGAGTCGCGGTTCGACGCCGAACTCGAGCTGGTCTCCGGGTGGAACTCGCTGCTCGCGAAGATCAAGTCCGCGCCCCCCGACGACCCACCGTTCGACGTGACCGTCGCGTGTGAGCCCATCTACTACAACGGCCGAACACAGGGGCTGTTCGAGGAGCTCCGGTACGAGGAGAACATCCCGAACATCGACAACGTCATCCAGCACTACAAGGACATCCGACCCCACTCCCACGGCGCCCCCGTCGACGGCGCGCCGCTCAGCATCCTCTACAACACGGAGCTCGAGGAGCCCGTGGAGACGTGGAGCGACTTCACCAGCTCCACCGTCCAGCAGTCCCGCGGCGTCGGCGTCGACTCCGGGTTCTGGATCTACCCGCTGCTCGGCGCCGGCGTCGGCACGGACGCCGCGCCCGGCGCGCGCGAACTGTACCAGGAACAGTACCACGAGGAGCTCCTGAACACGCTCGAGAGCTGGCCCATCCAGGGCTGGGCGACCTCCGGGACCGACATCTGGGAGCAGTTCCGGAACGGCACCATCGACGCCGCCCAGTGGTACTTCGACCAGGTGTACTACGACATGGACAGCCACGAGAACGTCGAGTTCTCGATGCCCGACGCCAACGCGGGCTGGATGAACAACTGGGCGGTCGTCCGCGGCACGGACAAGCGCCAGCTCGGCGAGGAGTTCATCAACATGCTCCTCGACGCCGAGGTCCAGAGCAAGTGGGCCGAGGACCACCCGCTGTTCTTCACGAACGCCGACATGTCGTACCCGGACGACCTCGCCCAGTACCTCCCGACCGACGCCGAGGAAGCCGAACAGTGGTCGATCCCGCAGTGGGACAAGGTCGCCCCCTACTCGGAGAAGTTCTCGACCAAGTTCAAACGGATGAAGACCCAGTAA
- a CDS encoding ArsR family transcriptional regulator has protein sequence MTDTDEEVLDDLPPSAKLVFKVLEYDGPLTQKGIVEESMLSARTVRYALERLEGIGVVDEDVYFADARQNLYQLNPPEPVQADGGAEACSGQAD, from the coding sequence ATGACCGACACAGACGAGGAGGTTCTCGACGACCTCCCACCAAGCGCCAAGCTCGTGTTCAAAGTACTCGAGTACGACGGTCCGCTGACGCAGAAAGGGATCGTCGAGGAGTCGATGCTCTCCGCACGGACGGTCCGGTACGCGCTCGAACGCCTCGAAGGGATCGGCGTCGTGGACGAGGACGTCTACTTCGCCGACGCGCGCCAGAACCTCTACCAGCTGAACCCGCCCGAGCCGGTGCAGGCCGACGGCGGCGCCGAAGCCTGTTCCGGCCAGGCCGACTGA
- a CDS encoding ABC transporter ATP-binding protein, giving the protein MASVTLADLTKEYGDLTAVDDLELDVDDGELLCLLGPSGCGKSTTLRMLGGLETPTSGDVHIGDDRVTDQPAYERDTSMVFQSWALFPQKNVLENVAFGLKMDGVSEDERVERARDVLEVVEMSEFEDADPGDLSGGQKQRVALARSLAIEPDVLLLDEPLSNLDKRLREQMQLELRNIHDGVETTFVHVTHDQNEAFTLADSIAIMNDGEIEQVGEPREIYDDPVSLFVEEFLGDTNLVDATVEEEIDGGIVAATEFDEEIEVPTPNGDVSPGDPLTISFRPEEFDVSRLAADGGQSVEAAAPEDVTSALEGSITDVLYRGSSVRFYVEIGETSVFFEQSVGDDTDLEVGDPVVVSWDPADLLVFSEGKRLGRGGT; this is encoded by the coding sequence ATGGCCTCTGTAACCCTCGCGGATCTGACCAAGGAGTACGGCGATCTGACCGCAGTGGACGACCTCGAGCTCGACGTCGACGACGGGGAGCTGCTCTGCCTGCTCGGCCCGTCGGGCTGTGGGAAGTCCACGACCCTCCGGATGCTCGGCGGTCTCGAGACGCCGACCTCCGGCGACGTTCACATCGGCGACGATCGCGTCACCGACCAGCCGGCGTACGAACGGGACACGTCGATGGTGTTCCAGTCGTGGGCGCTGTTCCCGCAGAAGAACGTCCTGGAGAACGTCGCGTTCGGCCTGAAGATGGACGGCGTCAGCGAGGACGAGCGCGTCGAGCGCGCCCGCGACGTCCTCGAAGTCGTCGAGATGAGCGAGTTCGAGGACGCCGACCCCGGCGACCTCTCCGGCGGCCAGAAACAGCGCGTCGCGCTCGCGCGCTCGCTGGCGATCGAACCGGACGTCCTCCTGCTCGACGAGCCGCTGTCGAACCTCGACAAGCGGCTCCGCGAGCAGATGCAGCTCGAGCTACGGAACATCCACGACGGCGTCGAGACGACGTTCGTCCACGTCACGCACGACCAGAACGAGGCGTTCACGCTCGCGGACAGCATCGCCATCATGAACGACGGCGAGATCGAGCAGGTCGGCGAGCCCCGCGAGATCTACGACGACCCCGTGAGCCTGTTCGTCGAGGAGTTCCTCGGCGACACCAACCTCGTGGACGCGACCGTCGAGGAGGAGATCGACGGGGGGATCGTCGCCGCCACCGAGTTCGACGAGGAGATCGAGGTGCCGACGCCGAACGGCGACGTCTCGCCGGGCGACCCGCTCACCATCTCGTTCCGCCCCGAGGAGTTCGACGTCTCCCGACTCGCCGCCGACGGCGGTCAGTCGGTCGAAGCCGCCGCGCCCGAGGACGTCACGAGCGCACTCGAGGGCAGCATCACGGACGTCCTCTACCGCGGCTCGTCGGTCCGGTTCTACGTCGAGATCGGGGAGACGAGCGTGTTCTTCGAGCAGAGCGTCGGCGACGACACGGACCTCGAAGTCGGCGACCCCGTCGTCGTCTCCTGGGACCCCGCGGACCTGCTGGTCTTCTCGGAGGGTAAACGCCTCGGACGGGGTGGGACGTGA